A region from the Trueperaceae bacterium genome encodes:
- a CDS encoding GNAT family N-acetyltransferase, which yields MPRPFTLKRFTDPHAFVAAAEPFMLQREAANCLQLGLLPAVVAGLFDDAYQAIVEGPEGDVALVALQTPPHRLILSDVVVRDAASGSAAAGAETVAELAETLVEALLEPPVDEPACDGPLDVPGVLGPVALAAAFAEAWAERRAVPVSRTVQERVYVCTEVTRVSGVPGAMVKAGLDQVDLLVDLVARFREEALPYEQPSTREQVADVVRRDLASDSGGLWLWEHAGRVVSLAGARGATRHGVRVGPVYTPPELRGHGYATALTATLTEHLLASGRRHVTLFTNLANPTSNAIYQRIGYVGVTDRDVYDFGQPVG from the coding sequence GTGCCACGACCCTTCACGCTCAAACGCTTCACGGACCCTCACGCCTTCGTCGCGGCGGCCGAGCCGTTCATGCTCCAGCGGGAAGCGGCCAACTGCCTCCAGCTCGGCCTCCTGCCGGCCGTCGTCGCCGGCCTCTTCGACGACGCCTACCAGGCGATCGTCGAGGGTCCGGAAGGCGACGTCGCCCTCGTGGCGCTCCAGACCCCGCCGCACCGGCTCATCCTGAGCGACGTGGTCGTCCGAGATGCGGCCTCGGGGAGCGCCGCGGCCGGCGCCGAGACGGTGGCGGAGCTCGCCGAGACGCTGGTCGAGGCGTTGCTCGAGCCTCCGGTCGACGAGCCGGCTTGCGACGGGCCCCTCGACGTCCCCGGCGTCCTCGGCCCCGTGGCGCTGGCGGCGGCTTTCGCCGAGGCTTGGGCCGAGCGCCGCGCCGTCCCGGTGAGCAGGACCGTGCAGGAGCGCGTCTACGTCTGCACCGAAGTGACGCGGGTGAGCGGCGTGCCGGGCGCCATGGTGAAGGCGGGCCTCGATCAGGTCGACCTGCTCGTGGACCTCGTCGCGCGCTTCAGGGAGGAGGCGCTGCCGTACGAGCAGCCTTCCACGCGCGAGCAGGTGGCGGACGTCGTGCGCCGCGACCTCGCCTCCGACAGCGGCGGGCTATGGCTGTGGGAGCACGCTGGGCGGGTAGTGAGCCTGGCGGGCGCCCGCGGGGCGACCAGGCACGGCGTCCGCGTCGGGCCCGTCTACACCCCGCCGGAGCTGCGTGGCCACGGCTACGCCACGGCCCTCACGGCGACCCTGACCGAGCATCTCTTGGCGAGCGGCCGCAGGCACGTGACCCTGTTCACCAACCTGGCCAACCCGACGTCGAACGCCATCTACCAGCGCATCGGTTACGTGGGCGTCACGGACCGCGACGTGTACGACTTCGGTCAACCCGTCGGCTGA
- a CDS encoding DUF1572 domain-containing protein, producing the protein MDEHPSQAELGTVFVAEIERGYRAQKLQAERALDQLEAADWHRTLDDDGNSIAVIVRHLTGNLRSRWTDFLTSDGEKPDRNRDGEFESGRQGKEEMLAAWDEAFAVVFDALAALTPSDLGRTITIRDQPLGVVAAILRNYEHTGHHVGQIVLLAKHWRGPEWRTLSIPKKR; encoded by the coding sequence ATGGACGAGCATCCGAGCCAGGCAGAGTTGGGGACCGTCTTCGTCGCCGAGATCGAGCGCGGTTACCGTGCGCAGAAGCTCCAGGCCGAGCGGGCCCTTGACCAGCTCGAGGCGGCCGACTGGCACCGCACCCTCGACGACGACGGCAACTCGATCGCGGTCATCGTGCGCCACCTCACGGGCAACCTGCGCTCGCGCTGGACGGACTTCCTGACGAGCGACGGCGAGAAGCCCGACCGGAACCGGGACGGCGAGTTCGAGTCTGGTCGGCAGGGCAAGGAGGAGATGCTGGCCGCCTGGGACGAGGCGTTCGCTGTCGTGTTCGACGCGTTGGCCGCGCTCACGCCGTCCGACCTCGGCAGGACTATCACGATCAGGGACCAGCCCCTGGGGGTCGTGGCGGCCATCCTGCGCAACTACGAGCACACGGGTCACCACGTCGGACAGATCGTGCTGCTCGCCAAGCATTGGCGCGGCCCCGAGTGGCGGACGTTGTCCATCCCCAAGAAGCGCTGA
- a CDS encoding YbaN family protein has translation MPVSPSSPEPQPSEPSSARSAPVATANPSPRADWVDYSAELRVFRNPALRAVFVVAGLVSVGLGIVGYIVPGMPGTVFFLIATWFFAQSSPRFYNWVLNHRAFGPLIRDYRAGKGIPGWVKWYASAMIIGFSAFSVWLVGFKRGNTLVGIVIAAVALYGVWYVNHVPTKAAAPAKAAGGGGPG, from the coding sequence ATGCCGGTCAGCCCTTCGTCACCAGAGCCGCAGCCGAGCGAGCCGAGCTCGGCTCGCTCGGCGCCGGTCGCGACCGCCAACCCCTCGCCGCGTGCCGACTGGGTCGACTACAGCGCGGAGTTGCGCGTCTTCAGGAACCCCGCCTTACGGGCGGTGTTCGTCGTCGCTGGGCTCGTATCGGTGGGTCTCGGGATCGTCGGCTACATCGTGCCGGGCATGCCTGGCACCGTGTTCTTCTTGATCGCGACGTGGTTCTTCGCCCAGTCGAGCCCCAGGTTCTACAACTGGGTCCTCAACCATCGCGCCTTCGGGCCGCTCATCCGCGACTACCGGGCAGGAAAGGGGATACCCGGTTGGGTCAAGTGGTACGCCTCCGCGATGATCATCGGCTTCTCCGCGTTCAGCGTCTGGCTGGTCGGCTTCAAGCGCGGCAACACGTTGGTGGGCATCGTCATCGCCGCGGTCGCCCTGTACGGCGTCTGGTACGTGAACCATGTGCCGACGAAGGCGGCAGCGCCGGCCAAGGCAGCGGGCGGCGGCGGACCCGGCTGA
- a CDS encoding DMT family transporter — MPAPGPSAHAVDVERLTEATATATPFRLTDPPPTAPPGSRVVPATNLALGTGLMVASMVLLPIMDGLAKGLSERLPVPMIIWARYFFHLLCLLPLLLVRFGPRALVPRQLGLQLVRGSLLLAGTALFFFALAMLPQATALALFFVSPLVVTMLAPLLLGERVGPWRVIAVLVGFLGIVLILRPGSGALGWGAALALAAGVVHAFYMVFTRRLAGSAPPLLTLGYTAVVGAIVMTLVLPLVWQRPAPADLAVLALLGVLAASGHFLLIKAFDYAPATWLAPVGYFEMLTAVSYGYLAYGFVPDALGWLGIVIVVGAGVAISLKEQRAMRGLRPGN; from the coding sequence GTGCCAGCGCCGGGTCCGTCCGCCCATGCCGTCGACGTCGAGCGCCTCACGGAGGCGACGGCGACGGCGACGCCGTTCCGGCTGACCGACCCGCCGCCCACGGCGCCACCCGGCAGCCGCGTCGTGCCGGCCACGAACCTCGCCCTCGGCACCGGCCTCATGGTGGCGTCGATGGTGCTCCTGCCCATCATGGACGGCCTGGCCAAGGGCCTCTCCGAGCGCTTGCCCGTGCCCATGATCATCTGGGCGCGCTACTTCTTCCACCTGCTCTGCCTGCTGCCGCTGCTCCTGGTCCGCTTCGGACCCCGGGCGCTCGTCCCGCGCCAGTTGGGGCTCCAGCTCGTCAGGGGTTCGCTCCTCCTGGCCGGCACCGCGCTCTTCTTCTTCGCGCTCGCCATGCTGCCGCAGGCCACGGCGCTCGCGCTCTTCTTCGTGTCGCCACTAGTCGTCACCATGCTCGCGCCGCTCCTCCTCGGCGAGCGCGTCGGCCCGTGGAGGGTCATCGCCGTGCTGGTCGGCTTCCTCGGCATCGTCCTCATCCTGCGGCCGGGCTCCGGGGCACTCGGCTGGGGCGCGGCGCTGGCCTTGGCGGCCGGCGTCGTGCACGCCTTCTACATGGTCTTCACGCGACGCTTGGCCGGCAGCGCGCCGCCGCTCCTCACGCTGGGCTACACGGCCGTGGTGGGCGCGATCGTGATGACCCTCGTCCTGCCGCTCGTATGGCAACGACCGGCGCCGGCCGACCTCGCCGTCCTCGCCCTCCTCGGCGTCCTCGCGGCGAGCGGCCACTTCCTGCTCATCAAGGCGTTCGACTACGCCCCAGCGACGTGGCTGGCGCCCGTCGGCTACTTCGAGATGCTCACGGCGGTCAGCTACGGCTACCTGGCGTACGGCTTCGTGCCGGACGCGCTTGGCTGGCTCGGCATCGTGATCGTGGTGGGCGCCGGCGTCGCCATCTCGCTCAAGGAGCAGCGCGCCATGCGAGGCCTGCGGCCGGGTAACTGA
- a CDS encoding OsmC family peroxiredoxin, which translates to MPVTKADATWKGSLKEGQGTMSLASGAYSGPFSFVSRFEKGAGSETGTNPEELLAAAHAGCFSMALSGRLSGAGHVPESIATTAAITMERVDGAMTVSKSHLVSKVRVVGLDEATFQEHVQAAAATCPVSRALAGVAITVEATLT; encoded by the coding sequence ATGCCAGTCACCAAGGCAGACGCGACCTGGAAGGGCTCTCTCAAGGAAGGTCAGGGCACGATGAGCCTGGCCAGCGGCGCCTACAGCGGGCCGTTCTCGTTCGTCTCCCGCTTCGAGAAGGGCGCCGGCTCCGAGACGGGCACGAACCCGGAGGAGCTCCTGGCGGCCGCCCACGCCGGCTGCTTCTCGATGGCGCTATCGGGCCGCCTGTCCGGCGCCGGGCACGTGCCGGAGAGCATCGCCACGACCGCGGCCATCACCATGGAGCGCGTCGACGGCGCCATGACCGTGAGCAAGAGCCACCTGGTGAGCAAGGTGAGGGTCGTCGGCTTGGACGAGGCGACGTTCCAGGAGCACGTCCAGGCCGCCGCGGCCACGTGCCCCGTGTCGCGCGCTCTGGCCGGCGTCGCCATCACCGTCGAGGCGACGCTGACCTGA
- a CDS encoding ABC transporter substrate-binding protein, giving the protein MKRLLALITVGAVLAFAQAADPGVTDTEVLLGSWGPQSGPAAAWGTVNIAIDAYFRYLNDQGGINGRKLVLSSRDDGYDPARTVGAVRELIDRDNVFAFVAGVGTANGQAAMPLIKRAGTPWVGPATGAVVFTDESDGLIFTSFTDYVVEATLMTRHAVETLGSKNIAIFYQNDGYGEEGLRGLEAEVARLQAAGYDVTIGDRVSYERGTTNQGVQALRLRGSGADTVLMFSDPSAAATLVGEFQRLDYTPQMLASVTLLDPALMANPAMQGALFSVFLRLPSVIVGEGNGDPIADQLYRDVILAYAPEIARDPFRALAGIAFAEPAVLALQAAGRDLTRESFVEALKGIDGYDTGLYHSLSFKDGYQGNNSVMLLQVTPQGLRPVSDWLSL; this is encoded by the coding sequence ATGAAGCGGCTTCTAGCCTTGATCACGGTCGGCGCCGTCCTGGCGTTCGCCCAGGCAGCCGACCCGGGCGTCACCGACACGGAGGTCCTCCTCGGTAGTTGGGGCCCGCAGTCCGGCCCGGCGGCGGCCTGGGGCACCGTCAACATCGCCATCGACGCGTACTTCCGCTACCTCAACGACCAGGGCGGCATCAACGGCCGCAAGCTCGTGCTCAGCTCGCGAGACGACGGCTACGATCCGGCCCGCACGGTCGGCGCCGTGCGCGAGCTCATCGACCGCGACAACGTCTTCGCGTTCGTGGCGGGCGTCGGCACGGCCAACGGCCAGGCCGCCATGCCGCTGATCAAGCGCGCCGGCACGCCGTGGGTCGGACCCGCCACCGGCGCGGTCGTCTTCACGGACGAGTCGGACGGGCTCATCTTCACGTCGTTCACCGACTACGTCGTCGAGGCGACGCTCATGACGCGCCACGCCGTCGAGACCCTCGGCAGCAAGAACATCGCGATCTTCTACCAGAACGACGGCTACGGCGAGGAGGGCCTCCGCGGCCTCGAAGCCGAGGTCGCGCGCCTGCAGGCGGCCGGCTACGACGTCACCATCGGCGACCGGGTCAGCTACGAGCGCGGCACGACCAACCAGGGCGTCCAAGCGCTGCGCCTGCGCGGCTCCGGGGCCGACACCGTGCTGATGTTCTCCGATCCGAGCGCGGCCGCCACGCTGGTCGGCGAGTTCCAGCGCCTCGACTACACGCCGCAGATGCTCGCCTCGGTCACCCTCCTCGACCCGGCGCTGATGGCCAACCCGGCCATGCAGGGAGCGCTCTTCTCCGTGTTCCTGCGCCTGCCGAGCGTCATCGTCGGCGAAGGCAACGGCGACCCCATCGCCGACCAGCTCTACCGCGACGTCATCCTCGCCTACGCCCCCGAGATCGCTCGCGACCCGTTCAGGGCGCTCGCCGGCATCGCCTTCGCCGAGCCGGCCGTGCTGGCGCTGCAGGCGGCCGGCCGCGACCTGACGCGCGAATCGTTCGTGGAGGCGCTGAAGGGGATCGACGGTTACGACACCGGCCTCTACCACAGCCTCTCGTTCAAGGACGGCTACCAGGGCAACAACTCCGTGATGCTCCTGCAGGTGACCCCGCAGGGCTTGCGGCCCGTCTCCGACTGGCTCTCGCTGTAA
- a CDS encoding ABC transporter ATP-binding protein/permease, whose amino-acid sequence MIEARGVRPPPKAPEATAPISLRQQLRDLRATLGLVFSASRASTVGLVALSVVQALMPAANLWVAKLLLDAVAAAIGGGFGSPAEALSRMLTLLLVQVGLTAVTSALSTFQRSTQELLGDSLQNRISRLILAKASQLEMAQFEDPKSYDALQNAYREVGSRPLGVFTQVVSLGQSLLTLGSVSAIMLQLGWAVVPLVLVASVPSVISSSRFGTEGYRMLRRFAEDARRQNYLGSLLTSDQAVKEIRLFDFGGYLMERWQEYYLKFRAQLVSMIRRRSGWGLATSLFSTGMVGTATYLVLRRAAAGLLTVGDFGMFIQGISQLQSQFGNLLSGFSGIYQNLLYMRNLFEFLELPTSGAEAGEEWAGPITEIEFRDVSFRYPLTESDVLHGVSFVVRKGETLALVGENGAGKSTIVKLMTALYRPSRGQILVNGQDSARFSAASLRAEMSTVFQDFGQYQMTVRENIAIGKVALGMPHGKEPAPELDAAVRAAGRRAGADGFVSNLPAGYDNMLGRWFEGGRQLSGGQWQRIALARLYYRGGSVLIFDEPTSALDADAEFEVIETLRQQARGRIAVVVSHRFSTVRLAERIIVLTAGHITERGTHEELMELGGTYARMFTRQARGYLDGYGDATGSETAEPAG is encoded by the coding sequence ATGATCGAGGCCAGGGGGGTCAGACCCCCACCGAAGGCCCCCGAGGCCACCGCACCCATCTCGCTGCGCCAGCAGCTGCGCGACCTGAGGGCGACCCTCGGCCTCGTGTTCTCCGCCAGCCGCGCCTCCACGGTCGGCCTGGTCGCGCTGAGCGTCGTGCAGGCGCTCATGCCCGCCGCGAACCTGTGGGTCGCCAAGCTCCTTCTCGACGCGGTGGCGGCGGCCATCGGCGGGGGGTTCGGCTCGCCTGCGGAGGCCTTGAGCCGCATGCTCACGCTCCTGCTCGTCCAGGTCGGTCTCACGGCCGTGACGAGCGCGCTGAGCACGTTCCAGCGCTCCACTCAGGAGCTCCTCGGCGACTCCCTCCAGAACCGCATCAGCCGCCTGATCCTCGCCAAGGCGTCGCAGCTCGAGATGGCGCAGTTCGAGGACCCGAAGAGCTACGACGCCCTCCAGAACGCCTACCGCGAGGTCGGCTCTAGGCCGCTCGGGGTCTTCACGCAGGTCGTGTCGCTCGGGCAGTCGCTCCTGACCCTCGGCTCCGTGAGCGCCATCATGCTTCAGCTCGGCTGGGCGGTAGTGCCGCTGGTGCTCGTCGCCTCCGTTCCGAGCGTCATCTCGTCCTCGCGCTTCGGCACCGAGGGTTACCGCATGCTCAGGCGCTTCGCCGAGGACGCGCGCCGCCAGAACTACCTCGGCTCGCTCCTCACGAGCGACCAGGCCGTCAAGGAGATCCGGCTCTTCGACTTCGGCGGCTACCTCATGGAGCGCTGGCAGGAGTACTACCTCAAGTTCAGGGCGCAGCTCGTGTCCATGATCAGGCGGCGGAGCGGCTGGGGGTTGGCGACGTCGCTCTTCTCCACCGGCATGGTGGGCACGGCCACCTACCTCGTGCTGAGGCGCGCCGCGGCCGGCCTCCTCACGGTCGGCGACTTCGGCATGTTCATCCAGGGCATCTCGCAGCTGCAGAGCCAGTTTGGGAACCTCCTCTCCGGCTTCAGCGGCATCTACCAGAACCTGCTCTACATGCGCAACCTCTTCGAGTTCCTCGAGCTCCCGACGAGCGGAGCCGAGGCGGGCGAGGAGTGGGCCGGACCGATCACCGAGATCGAGTTCCGCGACGTCAGCTTCCGCTACCCCCTCACGGAGAGCGACGTGCTCCACGGCGTGTCGTTCGTGGTGCGCAAAGGGGAGACGCTGGCGCTCGTCGGCGAGAACGGCGCGGGCAAGTCGACCATCGTGAAGCTCATGACCGCCCTCTACCGCCCGTCGCGCGGGCAGATCCTGGTGAACGGCCAGGACTCGGCGCGTTTCAGCGCGGCCAGCCTGCGGGCCGAGATGAGCACGGTGTTCCAGGACTTCGGGCAGTACCAGATGACGGTCCGCGAGAACATCGCCATCGGCAAGGTGGCGCTCGGCATGCCGCACGGCAAGGAGCCCGCGCCTGAGCTCGACGCCGCCGTCCGCGCCGCGGGCCGGCGCGCGGGCGCGGACGGCTTCGTCTCGAACCTGCCCGCCGGCTACGACAACATGCTGGGCCGGTGGTTCGAAGGCGGCAGGCAGCTGTCGGGCGGCCAGTGGCAGCGCATCGCCCTGGCGCGGCTCTACTACCGCGGCGGGTCGGTGCTGATCTTCGACGAGCCCACGAGCGCCCTCGACGCCGATGCCGAGTTCGAGGTCATCGAGACGCTGCGTCAGCAGGCGCGCGGCCGCATCGCCGTCGTCGTCTCGCACCGCTTCAGCACGGTAAGGCTCGCCGAGCGCATCATCGTGCTGACCGCCGGGCACATCACCGAGCGCGGCACGCACGAGGAGCTGATGGAGCTGGGCGGCACCTACGCGCGCATGTTCACGCGGCAGGCGCGCGGCTACCTCGACGGTTACGGCGACGCGACGGGCTCGGAAACGGCGGAGCCGGCCGGCTAG
- a CDS encoding ABC transporter ATP-binding protein, which translates to MSARPANAPAASGQAALGAVGPLLELRTVESGYHKQLRVLKGVSLSIMPGTCVAVLGSNGAGKSTMLKTIMGLVEDEPRKGTVWALGKDVTRADTERISQAGIAYVVEDRGMFPDLTVAESLRLGAFHRNDRAAINSDLERMFTYFPRLAERLKQDSGTLSGGEQQMLAIARALMSRPKLLMLDEPSLGLAPMLVEEIFRVIRAINREGMGILLVEQNANQALAIADYGYVLEGGRFVLEGTAAELRGNENVQEFYLGVRTGGDEPRLHVRRRRRRWN; encoded by the coding sequence GTGAGCGCCAGGCCCGCGAACGCTCCGGCGGCGAGCGGGCAGGCCGCCCTTGGCGCGGTCGGCCCCCTCCTGGAGCTGCGCACCGTCGAGAGCGGCTATCACAAGCAGCTGCGCGTGCTCAAAGGCGTGTCGCTCAGCATCATGCCCGGCACCTGCGTGGCCGTGCTCGGCTCCAACGGCGCCGGCAAGAGCACCATGCTCAAGACGATCATGGGGCTGGTGGAGGACGAGCCACGCAAGGGCACCGTCTGGGCGCTGGGCAAGGACGTCACGCGCGCCGACACGGAGCGCATCTCGCAAGCCGGGATCGCGTACGTGGTCGAGGACCGCGGCATGTTCCCGGACCTGACGGTGGCCGAGAGCCTGCGCCTCGGCGCCTTCCACCGGAACGACCGGGCCGCCATCAACTCGGACCTCGAGCGCATGTTCACGTACTTCCCCCGGTTGGCCGAGCGGCTAAAGCAGGACTCGGGCACGCTCTCCGGCGGCGAGCAGCAGATGCTCGCCATCGCCAGGGCGCTGATGAGCCGCCCGAAGCTCCTGATGCTCGACGAGCCGAGCCTCGGTCTCGCGCCCATGCTCGTCGAGGAGATCTTCCGGGTCATCCGCGCTATCAACCGGGAGGGCATGGGCATCCTGCTGGTGGAGCAGAACGCCAACCAGGCGCTCGCCATCGCGGACTACGGTTACGTGCTCGAGGGCGGACGCTTCGTGCTCGAGGGCACCGCGGCAGAGCTGCGCGGCAACGAGAACGTGCAGGAGTTCTACCTGGGGGTGCGTACCGGCGGCGACGAGCCGCGCTTGCACGTGCGGCGGCGGCGCAGACGCTGGAACTGA
- a CDS encoding cold-shock protein codes for MATGKVKWFSSEKGFGFIEQGGGQPDVFVHFSAIQGAGFRNLNEGDEVSFDVEQGKKGLQAANVVVTASTAGGRY; via the coding sequence ATGGCAACAGGCAAGGTCAAGTGGTTCAGCAGCGAGAAGGGCTTCGGCTTCATCGAACAAGGCGGCGGTCAGCCCGACGTCTTCGTTCACTTCTCCGCCATCCAGGGTGCGGGCTTCCGTAACCTCAACGAAGGCGACGAAGTCTCCTTCGACGTCGAGCAGGGCAAGAAGGGCCTCCAGGCGGCCAACGTGGTCGTCACGGCCTCTACTGCCGGCGGTCGCTACTGA
- a CDS encoding ABC transporter ATP-binding protein yields MTNDLLALERVSLSFRGLTALSDVSLGIAPSEVVALIGPNGAGKTSLFNVVCGFYRPRSGTVRWRGADITGKAPHMVARLGIGRSFQNIELFKSLTCLDNLLLGRHLHVKSNVFSAMLSTRGWVRDEVAQRRRAEELMDLLDLQAYRDQRVGALPYGVQKLIEVARALATEPTLLLLDEPAAGMTVEEKDDMMVTLLRLRRELDLTMLVVEHDLRVVSRLADRVVVLDHGVKIADGSPGAVQDDPAVVRAYLGSTKLAPESAGLEVAP; encoded by the coding sequence GTGACCAACGACCTGCTCGCCCTCGAGAGGGTATCGCTCTCCTTCAGGGGGCTCACCGCGCTCTCCGACGTCTCGCTTGGCATAGCGCCAAGCGAGGTCGTGGCCCTCATCGGGCCCAACGGCGCGGGCAAGACCAGTCTGTTCAACGTCGTATGCGGTTTCTACCGACCGCGCTCCGGCACGGTCCGGTGGCGCGGCGCGGACATCACCGGCAAGGCGCCCCACATGGTCGCCCGCCTCGGCATCGGGCGCTCTTTCCAGAACATCGAGCTGTTCAAGTCGCTCACGTGCCTCGACAACCTGCTACTCGGGCGGCACCTGCACGTCAAGTCGAACGTGTTCTCCGCCATGCTCTCCACCCGCGGCTGGGTGCGCGACGAGGTCGCCCAACGGCGGCGCGCCGAGGAGCTGATGGACCTCCTCGACCTGCAGGCGTACCGCGACCAGCGCGTGGGCGCGTTGCCGTACGGCGTCCAGAAGCTCATCGAGGTGGCGCGCGCGCTGGCGACGGAACCGACGCTCCTGCTGTTGGACGAGCCGGCCGCCGGCATGACGGTCGAGGAGAAGGACGACATGATGGTCACGCTCCTCCGCCTGAGGCGCGAGCTGGACCTCACGATGCTCGTGGTCGAACACGACCTGCGGGTCGTCAGCCGCCTGGCGGACCGCGTCGTGGTGCTCGACCACGGGGTGAAGATCGCGGACGGCTCCCCTGGCGCCGTCCAGGACGACCCGGCGGTCGTGCGCGCCTACCTGGGCAGCACCAAGCTGGCCCCCGAGTCCGCCGGCCTCGAGGTCGCGCCGTGA
- a CDS encoding NAD(P)H-dependent oxidoreductase yields the protein MPTTATTEPGQPDASSDGRPVLLVISGSTRPVRKSTALADWLRGLADEQGAFDVDVVELAELGLPLLDEPYHPRLQRYQHEHTKAWSRRVERASAVVFVTPEYNHSYPAGLKNAIDYLSVEWRGKPLGYLTYGGVSAGTRAMVALQPVAVALGMRVLPQAVNVPFVANVVGEAGTVDANETMVAAGRAMLVALAKAVAEQRLLRAQPTG from the coding sequence ATGCCAACCACCGCTACCACCGAACCTGGCCAGCCCGACGCCTCCAGCGACGGCCGACCCGTCCTCCTCGTCATCAGCGGCAGCACGCGTCCCGTACGCAAGAGCACGGCGTTGGCCGACTGGCTGCGCGGCCTCGCCGACGAGCAGGGCGCCTTCGACGTCGACGTCGTGGAGCTGGCGGAGCTCGGCCTGCCCCTGCTCGACGAGCCGTACCATCCGCGGCTCCAGCGCTACCAGCACGAGCACACGAAGGCGTGGTCGCGGCGCGTGGAGCGCGCCAGCGCGGTCGTGTTCGTCACGCCTGAGTACAACCATTCGTACCCGGCGGGGCTCAAGAACGCGATCGACTACCTGAGCGTCGAATGGCGGGGCAAGCCGCTCGGTTACCTGACGTACGGCGGGGTGTCGGCCGGCACGCGTGCCATGGTCGCCCTGCAGCCCGTGGCGGTCGCCCTCGGGATGCGCGTGCTACCGCAGGCCGTGAACGTGCCGTTCGTCGCCAACGTCGTCGGCGAGGCGGGAACGGTGGACGCGAACGAGACGATGGTAGCCGCGGGCCGGGCCATGCTCGTCGCCCTCGCCAAGGCGGTCGCGGAGCAGCGGCTCCTGCGGGCTCAGCCGACGGGTTGA
- a CDS encoding aminotransferase class IV: MQPAAPEPFETLRWEAAAGGFVRLEAHLARLARSAGYLGVTFSASAARSALAAAATGLGGTARVRLLITASGAPVVTTAPLPPAADAVVPVGVAFELVDETDPLRRHKTTARGLYDEATSRAQALGLADIVFLNRRGTVAEGAISNVFVPRGDLLVTPPVDAGALPGVLRGELLGSGDCEVGELTLADLEAGEFYLGNSLRGLRRARLAPGMVVVGAER, encoded by the coding sequence ATGCAGCCAGCAGCTCCCGAACCGTTCGAGACCTTGCGTTGGGAAGCGGCCGCCGGCGGCTTCGTGCGACTGGAAGCCCATCTCGCGCGCCTGGCCCGCTCGGCCGGCTACCTCGGCGTGACGTTCTCGGCTTCGGCGGCGCGCTCCGCGCTCGCCGCGGCGGCGACCGGGCTCGGTGGGACGGCGCGCGTGCGTCTGCTCATCACCGCGTCAGGCGCGCCGGTCGTGACGACCGCCCCCCTGCCCCCGGCCGCCGACGCGGTCGTGCCGGTGGGCGTCGCCTTCGAGCTCGTCGACGAGACCGACCCCCTCAGACGCCACAAGACGACGGCGCGCGGCCTCTACGACGAGGCCACGTCGCGAGCGCAGGCCCTCGGCCTCGCCGACATCGTGTTCCTCAACCGGCGCGGCACCGTAGCGGAAGGCGCCATCTCGAACGTGTTCGTGCCGCGAGGCGACCTGCTCGTCACGCCCCCCGTCGACGCCGGGGCGTTGCCCGGCGTGCTGCGGGGCGAACTGCTCGGCTCCGGCGACTGCGAGGTCGGCGAGCTGACCCTCGCCGACCTCGAGGCGGGCGAGTTCTACCTCGGCAACTCCCTGCGCGGCCTGCGCCGCGCGCGGCTGGCGCCGGGGATGGTGGTAGTCGGCGCAGAGCGGTGA